TTCTCCTGAATGGAAAAGTGAAATAAAAAAGGAGTCATGGTTTGACGGAGACACTTACAACCTTTCAATCGGCCAGGGAAATATTTTTATTACTCCTCTTCAAGTTGCCATGTCTTACGCAGCAATAGCAAATGGAGGAACTCTTCATTCTCCAAGGATTGTAAAAAAAATAATCAACAGTAGCGGACAAGAACAAGAAATTAATCCTGTAATAATAAGAGAAAATTTTATAGATCCAAAAAACATTAAAGTAATAAAAGAAGGGATGAGGGCAACGGTAACCGGAGAGAACAGTCCCTATGCCACGGCAAGATCTTTAAATCTTCTCCCGGAGAAAACAGCCGCTAAAACAGGGACGGCCCAAACCTCAAGAGAAGGATATTTCCATAATTGGATTTCCGTTTTCGGTCCCTATGAAGATCCCCAAATATCCCTTCTCATACTAGTTGAAGATGTCGAAGGAATTCAATTATCAACGATACCTGTTGCAAGAGATGTTTTAGAATGGTATTTTAACAATAGGATACAAAAAAATAACGATTAAAAGAATAATAAAAAACATGGCAGAAAAATACTTTACTAAAGAAGGATTGGAAAAAATCAACAAAGAATTGGAATATTTAAAAACAGAAAAAAGAAAAGATATTTCAAAAAGAATAAAAGAAGCAGCTTCTTTCGGAGATTTATCGGAAAATGCAGCCTATACGGAAGCAAAGGAAGAGCAAGCTTTTTTAGAGGGCAGGATTAGGGAATTGGAAAACAAGGTTAGAGAGGCAAAAGTGGTGGAAAAAGGGAATTATGAAAAAGTAGAAATCGGCTCTACAATAGTTCTTTCATACGGTAAAGAAGAAATATCCTATACTTTGGTTGATACATCAGAAGCAGATCCTTTTAAAAATAAAATTTCATTTTCATCTCCATTAGGAGAGAAGCTTTTTGGAAAGAGAGTAGGGGACTCAGTTGAACTTTCTCTTGAAGAAGGTAAAATAAAATACACAATAAAAGAAATAAAATGAAAACAAGATTTGCTCCGTCTCCAACAGGTTTTCTTCATATAGGAACAGTAAGAACGGCTCTTTTTAATTATCTTTTTGCCAAAAAAAATAAAGGTTCTTTTCTCCTGAGAATAGAAG
The nucleotide sequence above comes from Candidatus Paceibacterota bacterium. Encoded proteins:
- the greA gene encoding transcription elongation factor GreA, translating into MAEKYFTKEGLEKINKELEYLKTEKRKDISKRIKEAASFGDLSENAAYTEAKEEQAFLEGRIRELENKVREAKVVEKGNYEKVEIGSTIVLSYGKEEISYTLVDTSEADPFKNKISFSSPLGEKLFGKRVGDSVELSLEEGKIKYTIKEIK